One window of Biomphalaria glabrata chromosome 6, xgBioGlab47.1, whole genome shotgun sequence genomic DNA carries:
- the LOC106080354 gene encoding uncharacterized protein LOC106080354 — MGIQSFSVNVLFNVIIFTYYINLILQYFILFNTKFEDQSLFNANFKHNYNFNGSLYKCLNDLKMDKDEQLLKAALEKQLICQHYSGCSGALRKETIFDKKSTHLYLPYFPYLHPNQMTWTVYPVFYPNRLATYRLATYRLATYHSLLDSVYFSTLSLHGFGYSGHDRVTCSGCNSSVELSDFNSKPSNARYHRNSGCIFIEQEDNDNNSYRYSQASIEDDVSTYDQQRPGIYEVTPVSVNSEENASNSFKKEVTARHADSEGRHHGTHSSEQVAASNHIHLASDTEARAATLNTLPEHWHTHGMVGATSSNNCLTLRECEGYDVADSSQNEGNVTRRGTYYESSDPQCLNNINQRRNLNLRANRVVNYSNEVTTNLEHQMDILAERNNYRLYNYSLASERERSFTDLGITRVRRLAPEWAEKGLFCAGKKERTVHCYYCRWSRCWDNCNSEVMQRLTDHSCHCDVPALSTTKKHKDVIKHKKT, encoded by the exons ATGGGGATACAATCATTTTCAGTTAATGTTTTAttcaatgttattatttttacctattacatcaatttaattttacaatacttcatattatttaatactaaatTTGAGGATCAAAGCTTATTCAATGCAAATTTTAAACATAACTATAATTTTAATGGTTcattgtataaatgtttaaatgactTAAAAATGGACAAAGATGAACAATTATTAAAAGCTGCCTTAGAGAAGCAATTGATCTGTCAGCATTACTCTGGTTGTTCTGGTGCTTTAAGAAAGGAAACTATATTTGACAAAAAGAGTACACATTTATATTTACCCTATTTTCCTTATTTACACCCAAACCAAATGACTTGGACAGTTTATCCTGTTTTTTATCCGAATCGTCTCGCAACATACCGTCTGGCAACATACCGTCTGGCAACATACCATTCTCTGTTGGATTCTGTGTATTTCTCAACGTTGTCACTGCACGGCTTTGGCTACTCTGGGCACGATCGTGTCACGTGTAGCGGCTGCAACAGCTCAGTTGAGTTGTCAGATTTTAACTCCAAGCCTTCCAACGCAAGATACCATAGAAACAGCGGCTGCATCTTCATCGAACAAGAAGATAACGACAACA attCCTATAGATACTCACAGGCCTCAATCGAAGACGATGTCTCAACGTATGATCAACAGAGACCTGGGATATATGAAGTCACGCCTGTTTCCGTCAACTCCGAAGAAAATGCTAGCAATTCGTTTAAAAAGGAAG TAACAGCTAGACATGCTGATTCAGAAGGAAGACATCATGGAACACATTCAAGTGAGCAAGTAGCAGCATCAAATCATATTCACTTAGCATCAGATACTGAAGCACGAGCAGCAACATTGAATACATTACCAG AACATTGGCACACTCATGGCATGGTAGGAGCGACTTCTTCAAATAACTGTTTAACATTGCGTGAATGTGAGGGCTATGATGTTGCAGACTCCTCACAAAACGAAG GTAATGTCACCAGAAGAGGCACATACTATGAAAGTTCTGATCCTCAATGTTTAAACAATATTAATCAGAGGAGAAATTTAAATCTCAGAG cCAACAGAGTGGTCAACTATAGTAACGAGGTTACAACGAACTTAGAACACCAAATGGACATTTTAGCTGAAAGGAATAACTATAGACTTTACAATTATAGTTTAGCATCAGAACGTGAAAGAAGCTTTACAGACTTGGGCATCACCCGTGTGAGACGATTGGCGCCAGAATGGGCTGAAAAGGGACTGTTTTGTGCAG GCAAGAAGGAGAGGACAGTTCACTGCTATTATTGTAGATGGTCAAGGTGCTGGGATAATTGTAATTCTGAGGTGATGCAACGCTTGACAGACCACTCCTGTCATTGTGATGTGCCGGCtctttcaacaacaaaaaagcatAAAGATGTTATTAAACATAAAAagacataa
- the LOC129926574 gene encoding uncharacterized protein LOC129926574: MGMQKVKILVFFRTYIDIISTISVCIYCIVAYFVVHYAALLNTHHRQSPSLNVYSASSQNQNDSISKSLKDIKYVEDKLLWKYQSEKLTIKNSGYFDAERENICGKKCCIYLYLPSPRVFDPNRTNLIVCPMFSLNRLATYCPVLDVDLHDSVFFSTLSLHGFRYTGNGQSVTCEGCDNEVQLSRFDSEPSNASYHRNSSCSYVREENNTPEDIDVNAEDTREVNPVSNNEETMRETSQRYSQATEEDDVSTYNAHRRSTYEVTSASVGNTDNADNTLKNEESLATSELVGATSASNCSLTLRTFEGYSVGNFSYHREYRTKRTSNGGTATLPQDHTDHRRNLNVRENRVVDACYDADLELDYQIERLSNRTGFVRYNCSSVSERKKSFTNLRLVNVNGWIQEWAEKGLFCSDHEDKIVHCIHCHWSRCLDDWNSEVIQSLRDHSCHCDRPHSKTEKSKPLSKGKRH, translated from the exons ATGGGGATGCAAAAAGTCAAAATTCTAGTATTTTTCAGGacatatatagatattatatCAACAATTTCAGTTTGTATCTACTGCATAGTCGCATATTTTGTTGTACATTACGCAGCATTATTAAATACTCACCATAGACAGAGTCCCTCTCTAAATGTTTATTCAGCTAGCAGTCAGAATCAAAATGATTCAATCTCAAAAAGTTTAAAAGACATTAAATATGTCGAAGACAAACTGTTGTGGAAATATCAATCAGAAAAACTAACCATCAAAAATTCTGGTTATTTTGATGCTGAAAGAGAGAATATATGTGGCAAAAAGTGctgcatatatttatatttaccaAGTCCTAGGGTTTTTGACCCAAACCGAACGAACCTGATTGTCTGTCCTATGTTTTCTCTAAATCGTCTTGCAACGTATTGTCCTGTATTAGACGTTGACCTACATGATTCCGTGTTTTTCTCGACCTTGTCTTTGCACGGCTTTCGCTACACTGGGAATGGGCAAAGTGTCACCTGTGAGGGCTGCGACAATGAAGTTCAGTTGTCCCGTTTTGACTCGGAGCCTTCGAACGCAAGCTACCACAGAAACAGCAGCTGCAGTTACGTCAGAGAAGAAAATAATACACCAGAGGATATCGATGTGAATGCAGAAGACACAAGGGAAGTTAACCCTGTTTCAAACAATGAGGAAACAATGCGCGAGA CTTCCCAGAGGTACTCACAGGCGACTGAAGAAGATGATGTTTCAACGTACAATGCTCACAGGCGCAGTACGTATGAAGTGACGTCTGCTTCTGTCGGCAATACAGACAATGCTGACAATACTTTGAAAAACGAAG AAAGTCTAGCCACGAGTGAGCTAGTAGGAGCGACGTCTGCCTCTAATTGTAGTTTGACATTACGTACATTTGAGGGTTACAGTGTTGGAAACTTTTCTTACCATAGAG AGTACAGGACTAAACGAACCAGCAACGGAGGTACTGCTACTCTACCTCAAGACCACACTGATCATAGGCGGAATTTAAATGTCAGAG agAACAGAGTTGTCGATGCTTGTTACGATGCTGATTTGGAATTAGACTATCAAATTGAACGACTATCTAATAGAACTGGCTTTGTACGTTACAACTGTAGTTCTGTATCAGAACGGAAAAAATCTTTTACCAACTTGAGACTCGTCAATGTGAATGGATGGATTCAAGAATGGGCTGAAAAGGGACTGTTTTGTTCAG ACCACGAGGACAAGATAGTTCATTGCATTCATTGTCATTGGTCAAGATGTCTGGATGACTGGAATTCAGAAGTGATTCAAAGCTTACGCGATCACTCTTGTCACTGTGATAGACCTCATTCAAAAACAGAAAAGTCGAAACCATTATCCAAAGGAAAAAGGCATTAA